The following proteins are co-located in the Carassius gibelio isolate Cgi1373 ecotype wild population from Czech Republic chromosome A21, carGib1.2-hapl.c, whole genome shotgun sequence genome:
- the LOC127941278 gene encoding actin filament-associated protein 1-like 1 isoform X2, with translation MEIKDSTCMEHLVKELSLLLKLLENESVSSATAEKMSAVRNLVKQLQPSVNGSDFIYMNTSLCGNGTSFVESLFEEFDCDLQDLRDSPDEMKDVEQEEASKHPPTKSSPTDTPPPLPTTPPPDDYYEEAVPLGTGTTPQYITTRNNSSPPNSIEDAYYEDADNNYPTTHLNGASKNSYNDSDALSSSYESYDEEDEEAKSRERTHQWPSEESPVSQMKDCRKSAFLLRKKRFGQWAKQLTIIRENRLQCFKNPKDHSPHVDLPLNLCNVIYVPKDGRRKKHELRFSMLGGEALVLSVQSKEQAESWLKVIQEVSKLANNINGKESSSSPKILRKLELDKIMGPDKQTSDSDSAANGDVTREICENGKGKKGTFSELTGSMSRAAGRKINRIITFSKKKPPLPAETNTLSHLDDNPRCGYLNVLANQCWKERWCCVRNGTLYLHKDRGDIHSHVSALALHGVEVSPGLGPKHPFAFRIMRASREVAALEASCSVEMGRWLGVLLAEAGSATTPEALHYDYVDVDTISSIQNAARHSFLWATSSSSTSTDPRTYDEVPYESFLVEDNQSNLKQYSSMSSVDTAKVDPQITVKRHAVNHYGKYGKTRAEEDARRYLSEKEQLEKEKEVLKKNLLSLRSEKRVVKQELKKATDKQQKAMEQHLAQLEESCRQKEAERVDLELRLTEVKEKLKKSLTGGMLGAPVENKPTIKVPVKKKEDIYNGATVPVNCASEMKKRLPSVYASTRGNVMQKAKEWESKKVM, from the exons ATGGAGATCAAAGATTCCACTT GCATGGAGCACCTGGTGAAGGAGCTGAGTTTGCTTCTCAAGCTGCTGGAGAACGAGAGCGTGAGTTCAGCCACGGCAGAGAAGATGAGTGCGGTCCGAAACTTGGTCAAACAGCTGCAGCCATCCG tgaaTGGATCTGACTTCATATACATGAACACGTCTCTCTGTGGAAATGGTACCAGCTTTGTTGAATCATTGTTTGAAGAATTTG ACTGTGACCTGCAGGATCTCAGGGACTCACCTGATGAGATGAAAGATGTGGAGCAAGAGGAGGCGTCCAAGCACCCACCCACAAAATCG AGTCCCACAGACACACCCCCTCCCCTCCCTACCACACCTCCTCCTGATGATTACTATGAAGAAGCGGTCCCGCTCGGAACAGGCACAACACCCCAGTATATAACTACTCGCA ACAACTCCAGCCCTCCAAACTCAATAGAGGATGCTTATTATGAAGACGCTGACAACAATTACCCAACTACTCATCTAAACGGGGCCAGCAAAAACTCCT ACAATGATTCTGATGCACTCAGCAGTTCTTATGAATCCTATGATGAAGAGGATGAGGAAGCTAAAAGCAGAGAGAGGACACACCAATGGCCTTCAGAGGAGAGTCCAGTCAGTCAAATGAAAGACTGCCGCAAAAGCGCCTTCCTGCTTCGCAAGAAACGCTTCGGTCAATGGGCTAAGCAGCTAACGATCATTCGTGAGAACAGACTTCAG TGCTTCAAGAATCCCAAAGATCACTCTCCACACGTTGACCTCCCCCTAAATCTCTGCAATGTCATCTATGTGCCTAAAGATGGACGCCGCAAGAAGCATGAGCTTCGTTTCTCCATGCTGGGAGGAGAGGCGCTAGTGCTGTCTGTACAGAGCAAAGAACAGGCCGAGAGCTGGCTCAAG GTCATTCAGGAAGTAAGTAAGCTGGCAAACAACATAAATGGAAAAGAGAGTTCATCTTCTCCCAAGATCCTGCGAAAACTAGAGCTGGATAAG ATAATGGGACCAGATAAACAAACTTCTGATTCTGACAGTGCAGCCAATGGAGACGTTACCCGTGAGATCTGTGAGAACG GGAAGGGCAAAAAAGGGACATTCTCTGAGCTGACTGGATCTATGAGTCGAGCCGCTGGCAGGAAAATCAACCGCATCATCACTTTCTCCAAGAAGAAGCCGCCCCTACCGGCCGAAACCAACACGCTTTCCCACCTGGATGACAATCCCCGTTGTG GTTACTTGAATGTCCTGGCCAACCAGTGTTGGAAGGAGCGCTGGTGTTGTGTGAGGAATGGGACTCTGTATCTCCATAAGGACAGAGGGGACATTCACTCCCATGTGAGTGCTTTAGCCCTCCATGGTGTAGAAGTCTCACCTGGTCTTGGACCCAAACATCCTTTTGCCTTCCGCATCATGCGAGCGAGCAGAGAAGTGGCCGCCCTGGAG GCGAGCTGTTCTGTGGAGATGGGCCGCTGGCTGGGGGTTTTGTTGGCTGAAGCAGGTAGTGCTACCACCCCCGAGGCACTGCATTATGACTATGTGGATGTGGACACCATCAGCAGCATCCAGAACGCAGCACGGCACTCTTTTCT GTGGGCGACCTCCTCTAGCAGCACCTCCACAGATCCACGGACTTATGATGAAGTACCTTATGAAAGCTTTTTG GTAGAGGACAATCAGTCTAATCTGAAGCAGTATTCCTCTATGTCCAGTGTGGATACAGCCAAGGTTGACCCACAGATCACAGTGAAGCGACACG CTGTGAATCACTACGGTAAATATGGAAAGACGAGGGCGGAAGAAGATGCACGACGGTATCTCAGTGAGAAAGAGCAGCTcgagaaagaaaaagaagtacTCAAGAAGAACCTGTTGTCACTGCGCTCAGAAAAGAGGGTGGTGAAGCAAGAGCTGAAAAAGGCGACTG ATAAACAGCAGAAAGCTATGGAGCAGCATCTGGCCCAGCTGGAGGAAAGCTGTCGTCAGAAGGAAGCTGAGCGTGTGGACCTGGAGCTGCGACTTACGGAGGTGAAGGAGAAACTGAAGAAGTCTCTGACTGGAGGAATGCTGGGGGCGCCTGTGGAAAACAAACCTACCATTAAG gttccagtaaaaaaaaaggaagatattTACAATGGTGCCACTGTGCCGGTCAACTGTGCATCTGAAATGAAGAAACGCCTCCCTTCCGTCTATGCATCCACCAGAGGAAATGTCATGCAGAAAGCCAAG gaATGGGAGTCAAAGAAAGTGATGTAA
- the LOC127941278 gene encoding actin filament-associated protein 1-like 1 isoform X1 produces MEIKDSTCMEHLVKELSLLLKLLENESVSSATAEKMSAVRNLVKQLQPSVNGSDFIYMNTSLCGNGTSFVESLFEEFDCDLQDLRDSPDEMKDVEQEEASKHPPTKSSPTDTPPPLPTTPPPDDYYEEAVPLGTGTTPQYITTRNNSSPPNSIEDAYYEDADNNYPTTHLNGASKNSYNDSDALSSSYESYDEEDEEAKSRERTHQWPSEESPVSQMKDCRKSAFLLRKKRFGQWAKQLTIIRENRLQCFKNPKDHSPHVDLPLNLCNVIYVPKDGRRKKHELRFSMLGGEALVLSVQSKEQAESWLKVIQEVSKLANNINGKESSSSPKILRKLELDKIMGPDKQTSDSDSAANGDVTREICENGKGKKGTFSELTGSMSRAAGRKINRIITFSKKKPPLPAETNTLSHLDDNPRCGYLNVLANQCWKERWCCVRNGTLYLHKDRGDIHSHVSALALHGVEVSPGLGPKHPFAFRIMRASREVAALEASCSVEMGRWLGVLLAEAGSATTPEALHYDYVDVDTISSIQNAARHSFLWATSSSSTSTDPRTYDEVPYESFLQVEDNQSNLKQYSSMSSVDTAKVDPQITVKRHAVNHYGKYGKTRAEEDARRYLSEKEQLEKEKEVLKKNLLSLRSEKRVVKQELKKATDKQQKAMEQHLAQLEESCRQKEAERVDLELRLTEVKEKLKKSLTGGMLGAPVENKPTIKVPVKKKEDIYNGATVPVNCASEMKKRLPSVYASTRGNVMQKAKEWESKKVM; encoded by the exons ATGGAGATCAAAGATTCCACTT GCATGGAGCACCTGGTGAAGGAGCTGAGTTTGCTTCTCAAGCTGCTGGAGAACGAGAGCGTGAGTTCAGCCACGGCAGAGAAGATGAGTGCGGTCCGAAACTTGGTCAAACAGCTGCAGCCATCCG tgaaTGGATCTGACTTCATATACATGAACACGTCTCTCTGTGGAAATGGTACCAGCTTTGTTGAATCATTGTTTGAAGAATTTG ACTGTGACCTGCAGGATCTCAGGGACTCACCTGATGAGATGAAAGATGTGGAGCAAGAGGAGGCGTCCAAGCACCCACCCACAAAATCG AGTCCCACAGACACACCCCCTCCCCTCCCTACCACACCTCCTCCTGATGATTACTATGAAGAAGCGGTCCCGCTCGGAACAGGCACAACACCCCAGTATATAACTACTCGCA ACAACTCCAGCCCTCCAAACTCAATAGAGGATGCTTATTATGAAGACGCTGACAACAATTACCCAACTACTCATCTAAACGGGGCCAGCAAAAACTCCT ACAATGATTCTGATGCACTCAGCAGTTCTTATGAATCCTATGATGAAGAGGATGAGGAAGCTAAAAGCAGAGAGAGGACACACCAATGGCCTTCAGAGGAGAGTCCAGTCAGTCAAATGAAAGACTGCCGCAAAAGCGCCTTCCTGCTTCGCAAGAAACGCTTCGGTCAATGGGCTAAGCAGCTAACGATCATTCGTGAGAACAGACTTCAG TGCTTCAAGAATCCCAAAGATCACTCTCCACACGTTGACCTCCCCCTAAATCTCTGCAATGTCATCTATGTGCCTAAAGATGGACGCCGCAAGAAGCATGAGCTTCGTTTCTCCATGCTGGGAGGAGAGGCGCTAGTGCTGTCTGTACAGAGCAAAGAACAGGCCGAGAGCTGGCTCAAG GTCATTCAGGAAGTAAGTAAGCTGGCAAACAACATAAATGGAAAAGAGAGTTCATCTTCTCCCAAGATCCTGCGAAAACTAGAGCTGGATAAG ATAATGGGACCAGATAAACAAACTTCTGATTCTGACAGTGCAGCCAATGGAGACGTTACCCGTGAGATCTGTGAGAACG GGAAGGGCAAAAAAGGGACATTCTCTGAGCTGACTGGATCTATGAGTCGAGCCGCTGGCAGGAAAATCAACCGCATCATCACTTTCTCCAAGAAGAAGCCGCCCCTACCGGCCGAAACCAACACGCTTTCCCACCTGGATGACAATCCCCGTTGTG GTTACTTGAATGTCCTGGCCAACCAGTGTTGGAAGGAGCGCTGGTGTTGTGTGAGGAATGGGACTCTGTATCTCCATAAGGACAGAGGGGACATTCACTCCCATGTGAGTGCTTTAGCCCTCCATGGTGTAGAAGTCTCACCTGGTCTTGGACCCAAACATCCTTTTGCCTTCCGCATCATGCGAGCGAGCAGAGAAGTGGCCGCCCTGGAG GCGAGCTGTTCTGTGGAGATGGGCCGCTGGCTGGGGGTTTTGTTGGCTGAAGCAGGTAGTGCTACCACCCCCGAGGCACTGCATTATGACTATGTGGATGTGGACACCATCAGCAGCATCCAGAACGCAGCACGGCACTCTTTTCT GTGGGCGACCTCCTCTAGCAGCACCTCCACAGATCCACGGACTTATGATGAAGTACCTTATGAAAGCTTTTTG CAGGTAGAGGACAATCAGTCTAATCTGAAGCAGTATTCCTCTATGTCCAGTGTGGATACAGCCAAGGTTGACCCACAGATCACAGTGAAGCGACACG CTGTGAATCACTACGGTAAATATGGAAAGACGAGGGCGGAAGAAGATGCACGACGGTATCTCAGTGAGAAAGAGCAGCTcgagaaagaaaaagaagtacTCAAGAAGAACCTGTTGTCACTGCGCTCAGAAAAGAGGGTGGTGAAGCAAGAGCTGAAAAAGGCGACTG ATAAACAGCAGAAAGCTATGGAGCAGCATCTGGCCCAGCTGGAGGAAAGCTGTCGTCAGAAGGAAGCTGAGCGTGTGGACCTGGAGCTGCGACTTACGGAGGTGAAGGAGAAACTGAAGAAGTCTCTGACTGGAGGAATGCTGGGGGCGCCTGTGGAAAACAAACCTACCATTAAG gttccagtaaaaaaaaaggaagatattTACAATGGTGCCACTGTGCCGGTCAACTGTGCATCTGAAATGAAGAAACGCCTCCCTTCCGTCTATGCATCCACCAGAGGAAATGTCATGCAGAAAGCCAAG gaATGGGAGTCAAAGAAAGTGATGTAA
- the LOC127941563 gene encoding sorting nexin-12 isoform X1 has translation MSEATVADTRRLNSKPQDLTDAYGPPSNFLEIDVFDPQTIGVGRNRFTTYEVRMKTNLPIFKLKESCVRRRYSDFEWLKNELERDSKIVVPPLPGKALKRQLPFRGDEGIFEESFIEERRAGLEQFINRIAGHPLAQNERCLHMFLQDESIDRNYIPGKVRQ, from the exons ATGTCCGAAGCCACGGTGGCCGACACTCGCCGGTTAAACTCTAAACCGCAGGACCTGACGGACGCTTACGGCCCTCCCAGCAACTTTCTGGAAATCGACGTGTTCGACCCGCAGACTATAGGAGTCGGCCGCAATCGCTTCACCACTTACGAAGTCCGGATGAAG ACAAATCTTCCCATTTTTAAACTGAAGGAGTCGTGTGTTAGACGAAGATACAGCGACTTCGAGTGGCTGAAGAATGAGCTGGAAAGAGACAGCAAG ATTGTTGTGCCTCCATTGCCTGGGAAGGCACTGAAGAGACAGCTTCCTTTCCGTGGAGATGAGGGCATTTTTGAGGAGTCCTTCATTGAGGAGAGACGAGCTGGGCTTGAACAGTTCATCAACAG AATTGCAGGTCATCCTTTGGCCCAGAACGAACGCTGTCTTCACATGTTCCTCCAGGACGAAAGTATTGACCGGAACTACATTCCCGGAAAAGTACGGCAGTAG
- the LOC127941563 gene encoding sorting nexin-12 isoform X2 — MSEATVADTRRLNSKPQDLTDAYGPPSNFLEIDVFDPQTIGVGRNRFTTYEVRMKTNLPIFKLKESCVRRRYSDFEWLKNELERDSKIVVPPLPGKALKRQLPFRGDEGIFEESFIEERRAGLEQFINRIAGHPLAQNERCLHMFLQDESIDRNYIPGKV, encoded by the exons ATGTCCGAAGCCACGGTGGCCGACACTCGCCGGTTAAACTCTAAACCGCAGGACCTGACGGACGCTTACGGCCCTCCCAGCAACTTTCTGGAAATCGACGTGTTCGACCCGCAGACTATAGGAGTCGGCCGCAATCGCTTCACCACTTACGAAGTCCGGATGAAG ACAAATCTTCCCATTTTTAAACTGAAGGAGTCGTGTGTTAGACGAAGATACAGCGACTTCGAGTGGCTGAAGAATGAGCTGGAAAGAGACAGCAAG ATTGTTGTGCCTCCATTGCCTGGGAAGGCACTGAAGAGACAGCTTCCTTTCCGTGGAGATGAGGGCATTTTTGAGGAGTCCTTCATTGAGGAGAGACGAGCTGGGCTTGAACAGTTCATCAACAG AATTGCAGGTCATCCTTTGGCCCAGAACGAACGCTGTCTTCACATGTTCCTCCAGGACGAAAGTATTGACCGGAACTACATTCCCGGAAAA GTGTGA